The DNA segment ttgggcgtggtatgtgatactacattccataAGTATAaattctaagacatcagatgatatgaagtagttacatagttctcggtacctcatgctaggtggtctgaaaggctgtaacacatgacactctgagatataatgtacaagtattcgcttatattcttcattacacagtttacacttagtttcttcgacattacaaactgtactgacctgccaatacaatctatacccaagcctgattcttgcagtcacagcatcacactgtcttgttcttgttttatataaaccatagatgaatgaatcttgcctaaaccggtcatagtgctttatgctacagcttttagggtgttgagaattaatcaactcagtcaagtcctctctgaaggaagctttaatgatgtataaaatcctagaaagaggtatcccaagatctatatccacactttgtcacatgctgactttgctaggcgatcagcatgatcatgcctagggattccaacatgcgatggaatccacaaaacgtatattatggcctcgttcttttgcacggtacacgtttatcctgatgtcatttgcaatatttcccgcacctttgtctagagtgttcagagcctagagagcactctgtgaatcgcagaaaatgacccgtgagccttgattcaatagaaattcggtggccatgagtattcctgccaactcggtttgcatagcgctttttatatacaacaaaagcgcatcctgctctgctcccagactgcaaggatgtGAAATGTCTAGTTCAGACTCCGCAGATTTATCATCGTATGCAACAATATTCGCGATGtgcattatgtattatcatttatttttgttgaacCATCATGTGTTTTTGCATCCGAAAGTAGCGATGCTTAACACTCATGTGGATAGTAAAgattaattcacacacatacataaaacacacaatatatgtatatgtactaataAATACTAAAGAGGAACCTCTAAGAAATCttaaattaaaatatgtatacagtacGTACAAACATGtactgaatatgtgtgtgtgtaaggaagaaAAGCAGGTTTCTGTTCATCTTAACCACGTATTCGGTAATTAATAATCAACACATTAACAGAGATTTTATCATGATATAAAACAAACGACATAAAAGTAATTATCACAAAAAACACTATCCGGCCTCCTGCTCGGACGAGTGTTTGTAATCTGAATCCTTGCAGGCTAATCGGACTCTTgcctgtatttaaaaaaatatctatacatatatatatccatgcatatctatctatctgcctatatctatctatctatctatctatctatctatctatctatatatatatgtgtgtgtgtgtgtttgtgtgtgtgtgtgtgtgtgtgtgtgtgtgtgtgtgtgtgtgtgtgtgtgtgtgtgtgtgtgtgtgtgtgtgtgtgtgagtgtgtgtgagtgtgtgtgtgtgtgtgtgtgtgtgtgtgtgtgtgtgtgagtgtgtgtgagtgtgtgtgtgtgtgtgtgagtgtgtgtgtgtgtgtgtgtgtgtgtgtgtgtgtgtgtgtgtgtgtgtgtgtgtgtgtgtgtgtgtgtgtgtgtgtgtgtgtgtgtgtgtgtgtgtgtgtgtgtgtgtgtgtgtgtgtgtgtgtgtgtgtgtgtgtgtgtgtgtgtgtgtgtgagtgtgtgtgtgtgtgtgtgtgtgtgtgtgtgtgtgtgtgtgtgtgtgtgtgtgtgtgtgtgtgtgtgtgtgtgtgtgtgtgtgtgtgtgtgtgtgtgtgtgtgtgtgtgtgtgtgtgtgtgtgtgtgtgtgagtgtgtgtgtgtgtgtgtgtgtgtgtgtgtgtgtgtgtgtgtgtgtgtgtgtgtgtgtgagtgtgtgtgagtgtgtgtgtgtgtgtgtgtgtgtgtgtgtgtgtgtgtgtgtgtgtgtgtgtgtgtatgtgtgtgtgtgcacgcgcgtgtgtgtacgaaagaattaattatatggaaagaagaatgagaaagagagaagcactgAAGACTTGCGATACGCATGATGTTGTAAACAGAAAGTTTGATGAATATTCCTTCTTTTAAAGCTACAGCAACCTACTCCACACTATTTTTCTTCCAGTGGTTTGAAAGAGGCAATGAACTCTCGACTAGTGAGAATTCTTCAGTACCTTCACCATCATAAAAACTGATTAAATTCTACTACTTGTTTTATCATGTTTTGTGTTAATGTTAGCAATGTCAATGCTAAGGAAATTCACACTGACACGAGAAGATATCTAAagtatatatgttaatgataaatagtgTTAAAAATATGCTAATCAGTTTTTTCTCACACTTACAACTTTTTAACCGACAGGAAAAGTACAGACTTGATAACCAGAAAACGTCGTAGGAACGAACCATATAAATCAATGCATGTTGCCTGTTGTTTATTCTAGAGCCCGCATGTGGTGAAGAGAATTCCGGCCACTCGGACTCTAGCGTTAGCGAAGCAAAAACTTGCATGTTCCTAACAAGACCTTCCCCGTCTCACCCACGTGATCTCCCGGTATATAAGCGTGCTTGGCCGGCGGAAGGGTACCAGTTCTCTCCTCGACTTGGTCAAGGCAAAGGCTGTTGGATCCCCCGCCATCATGAAGTTTGTATGTAATAGAAAAGCTCTTCGCTTTCCATCTCACTCTGTGATAAGCGGTTCAGAACATTTTTACAATACTTACAAAGAATATTGAGAGAAAACACACATGAAGGGAGTATGCTAATCTCGAACAAAAGATCAGTGTAGCTTGACGTTTGTAACAAACATTCAACAAATTCAGTATATGATCCTTGCATTTACCAGGTGGTGTTACTGGCGCTGTTGGGCCTAGCGAGCTGTAACCTTAACAGTGGCGGTCATTTCGGCAAGGACGTGAAGATCCAATACACGTAAGTATATAACTGGTCACAAATCAGAATACGTTTTTAAGGTCTGAATAAAATAGGAATACAGAAGAGAACAGGAATAaccgaaaaaggtaaaaaaaaaaaatctgttcccGAATTCCAGCTTCGAGGATCACGACGGCgatgaggtgaaggtggaggagcagCACGATCGCCTGCAGGTGGTCCGCGCGCCGGACTTCAGGGCCGCCGCTCGCGCCGAGGCAAAAACTCCCAAGAGGAAGGTCGCCTTCGTGGACGACATTGACGACGAGGACGTCCGCTTCGTCCCTGCAAGCGCCCCCGTTTCCAGGCCAAGGAGCCGCCTCGTCGAAGCCGCCCCCGCCCCGCTCCCGAAACCCAGGGTACAGACCCAGTACGTAGAGGTGAAGGCCGTCCCCGCCCTCGCCGTCGGCCCTCGGGTAGAGGAACACCTCGTCGAAGTGGAGGCAGCTCCCCTCCGTCCACTGCGACCCCGGGCGGAAGCG comes from the Penaeus chinensis breed Huanghai No. 1 chromosome 32, ASM1920278v2, whole genome shotgun sequence genome and includes:
- the LOC125042502 gene encoding titin-like, with protein sequence MTDLPRLTHVISRYISVLGRRKGTSSLLDLVKAKAVGSPAIMKFVVLLALLGLASCNLNSGGHFGKDVKIQYTFEDHDGDEVKVEEQHDRLQVVRAPDFRAAARAEAKTPKRKVAFVDDIDDEDVRFVPASAPVSRPRSRLVEAAPAPLPKPRVQTQYVEVKAVPALAVGPRVEEHLVEVEAAPLRPLRPRAEARFVEVEAVPLPLLRPRVETRFVEVDAVPAPASRPQVEARYVEALPGPPPRLEARLVEVEAPKFRSRKVDLDDDDFGPLLVRAAQPVAASGPPPARPQPLAAARYSTPAFDRVSARLAHRVSDSSDEN